In Ruminococcus sp. HUN007, a genomic segment contains:
- a CDS encoding DUF4869 domain-containing protein yields the protein MIKFLMHQTAVITVPDGFWKWAGKKDVVINLRHLMDFGDGQFDVEIMNTGETVHNMYDLAVKAGRFV from the coding sequence ATGATAAAGTTTTTAATGCATCAAACTGCGGTGATAACTGTGCCCGATGGCTTCTGGAAATGGGCAGGGAAAAAAGATGTTGTCATTAATCTCAGACATCTGATGGATTTTGGCGACGGACAGTTTGATGTTGAAATAATGAATACAGGTGAAACGGTTCATAATATGTACGATCTGGCCGTTAAAGCAGGAAGGTTTGTCTGA
- a CDS encoding DUF4869 domain-containing protein produces MLKIFFGEMENAVYNTSLYFKNRFNPRWMEDDRTVKMIKDVDKSEVLGNGAVSSPVMGIIAPVSLSGGVKTLILIDQINDKVFNASNCGDNCARWLLEMGREKRCCH; encoded by the coding sequence ATGTTAAAAATATTTTTCGGCGAAATGGAAAATGCCGTGTATAATACTTCTCTTTACTTTAAAAATCGCTTTAATCCTCGCTGGATGGAAGATGATCGTACAGTGAAGATGATAAAAGATGTTGATAAGTCTGAAGTTCTTGGAAACGGTGCGGTTTCAAGTCCGGTAATGGGGATAATAGCGCCTGTTTCCCTTTCAGGAGGAGTAAAGACACTTATTCTTATTGATCAGATAAATGATAAAGTTTTTAATGCATCAAACTGCGGTGATAACTGTGCCCGATGGCTTCTGGAAATGGGCAGGGAAAAAAGATGTTGTCATTAA
- the ltrA gene encoding group II intron reverse transcriptase/maturase — translation MSVKHSRLETLINHVNYETLKAEHRKQKAKKAVGVDRVTKEQYEVNLDENIRNLLDRMKKFSYRPQPVRRVEIPKSNGKTRPLGIPSYEDKLVQGVMADILNEVYEPRFLDISYGFRPNRNMHDAIKKVNDLIMFNKVNYILDCDIKGFFDNVNHDWLMKFLEHDIADKNFLRYIVRFLKSGIMKGNIFEESSVGTPQGSLISPVLANVYLHYVLDIWFEEGVRKRLKGEAYIVRFADDFVCMFEYEEEARIVYELLKDRLAKFGLELAEDKSRILPFGRNSNTTDTFDFLGFTHVNGKTRNGKYTVGHKISKKKKKVFKAKLKKWIKENRNTNIMVFTDVLNSKLRGTNNYYCISGAYKEVKALYCHAMWVTYKWLNRRSQRKSFKLEKFIEYWNTNITRPRVHVNIWAAGKVIYI, via the coding sequence TTGTCAGTTAAACATTCCAGACTTGAAACGTTAATCAATCATGTGAACTATGAAACGCTGAAAGCGGAACATAGGAAGCAGAAAGCGAAGAAGGCAGTCGGAGTAGACAGGGTTACCAAGGAACAGTATGAGGTGAATCTTGATGAAAATATAAGAAATCTGCTTGACAGAATGAAGAAGTTTTCATACAGACCACAGCCTGTCAGGAGAGTGGAAATTCCGAAATCCAATGGGAAAACACGACCACTTGGGATACCAAGCTACGAAGACAAACTTGTACAGGGAGTAATGGCGGATATACTGAATGAAGTATACGAACCAAGATTTCTTGACATCTCTTACGGATTCAGACCAAACAGAAATATGCATGATGCGATAAAGAAAGTCAATGACCTGATAATGTTCAACAAAGTAAATTACATACTTGACTGTGACATAAAAGGCTTCTTTGACAATGTAAATCATGACTGGTTAATGAAGTTCCTTGAACATGATATTGCAGATAAAAATTTTCTGCGGTACATTGTAAGATTTCTTAAATCAGGCATCATGAAAGGAAACATATTTGAAGAATCAAGTGTCGGCACTCCACAGGGCAGCCTGATTTCACCAGTTTTGGCAAATGTGTACCTACACTATGTACTTGATATATGGTTTGAAGAAGGGGTCAGGAAAAGGCTCAAAGGAGAGGCATATATAGTAAGATTTGCAGATGACTTCGTATGCATGTTTGAATATGAAGAGGAAGCAAGAATAGTATATGAACTCCTAAAAGACAGGCTCGCCAAATTCGGACTTGAATTAGCGGAAGACAAGTCAAGAATTCTTCCGTTCGGAAGAAACAGTAATACGACTGATACATTTGACTTTCTTGGATTCACCCATGTAAATGGTAAAACGCGAAACGGCAAATATACAGTTGGACACAAAATCAGTAAGAAAAAGAAGAAAGTTTTCAAAGCAAAGCTTAAGAAATGGATAAAGGAAAACCGAAATACAAATATTATGGTATTCACGGACGTCCTTAATAGTAAACTCAGAGGTACAAATAATTACTACTGCATAAGCGGAGCGTACAAAGAGGTAAAAGCACTATACTGTCACGCAATGTGGGTAACGTATAAGTGGTTAAACCGAAGGAGTCAACGGAAAAGCTTTAAATTAGAAAAATTCATCGAATACTGGAATACAAATATTACGAGACCAAGAGTACATGTGAACATATGGGCAGCTGGAAAAGTAATATACATTTAA
- a CDS encoding substrate-binding domain-containing protein, whose product MNRKKLFTVVTARASASEQRSLLEGIISQAFDMDTDVAVISNIYNASEYNDFITHENSIYERIVSERPDGMIFTDDAFMNGDLRKSVLDKISSSGRPCVSVGARETGYDTVNSDSAEDIKRITDHLTEVHGFKEIDFLTGPEDSEDAQSRITGFRRSLEEHGIEFDSSRVIYGDFWTSSGERTALDYIEGRRKMPEALVCANDYMAYAFCDVMTAHGVKIPGDITVTGYEYTGDRMEHYPVLSTWNRDRTYLGRKAAALLYEKVCGVKVPLNSQLQSRFIPGDTCTCGADHRDVAAEINEKKKQSYYASLNDTGMLEQFLTESRNIQDLIDALRRHSYFIPDVSGLFLCLYDEWCVSAGRSSGKNNSGSADTVLYSIVDIYGRVTEPVHFSRDEMFPDIIVDPDKPNAFYCCPVYFMDEDFGYMIIRYDKVGCFGESFRKWNVIAANALEFLRMKNDINYLMRCQNLSEYRDSRTGMNNREGFINEMNIAVRNEDADSFFIIAVSLKISQGVPVSDTNDFESENLVTDGVSEVISGTASFFGCTCGRISDSLFAVSGVMTSDKSFPEDVLEKLNTSLYGFFRKNGIYGDGICFTKLYYGNTEGNTLDSCLSEAEQAAGFKTENKRPASSDHMKLQKLRSEIYLAPEKNITAEDACRKLCISTGYFRAVYKKNFGVSFHQDIISLKTRYAKYCLVSAGINISAVSEKCGFDDEKYFMQQFKKMTGYTPNQYRKKFMS is encoded by the coding sequence GCTTGAAGGCATCATATCACAGGCGTTTGATATGGATACTGATGTGGCAGTTATTTCGAATATCTACAATGCATCGGAATACAATGATTTTATTACTCATGAAAACAGCATTTACGAAAGAATAGTTTCGGAAAGACCGGACGGCATGATCTTTACTGATGATGCTTTTATGAACGGTGATCTGAGAAAGAGCGTACTTGACAAAATAAGCTCTTCCGGAAGACCGTGTGTAAGTGTGGGAGCACGTGAAACAGGGTACGATACTGTAAACAGTGACAGTGCGGAAGATATAAAGCGTATAACCGATCATCTGACAGAAGTCCACGGCTTTAAGGAAATCGATTTTCTTACCGGTCCCGAAGATTCGGAAGACGCACAGAGCAGGATCACCGGTTTCCGCAGATCACTTGAAGAACACGGTATTGAATTCGACAGCAGCCGTGTGATATACGGTGATTTCTGGACTTCTTCGGGTGAGAGGACTGCTCTTGATTATATTGAAGGAAGGCGGAAAATGCCGGAAGCTCTTGTATGTGCGAATGACTATATGGCATACGCATTCTGTGATGTGATGACTGCCCACGGGGTGAAGATACCCGGAGATATTACCGTGACCGGATATGAATACACCGGAGACAGAATGGAGCATTATCCCGTGCTTTCCACCTGGAACCGCGACCGTACTTATCTTGGCAGAAAGGCGGCTGCTCTGCTTTACGAAAAGGTATGCGGAGTTAAAGTACCGCTGAATTCACAGCTGCAAAGCAGGTTCATCCCCGGAGATACCTGTACATGCGGAGCGGATCACAGGGATGTTGCGGCAGAGATAAATGAAAAGAAGAAACAGTCGTACTATGCTTCACTCAACGATACGGGAATGCTTGAGCAGTTTCTGACGGAGTCGCGTAATATACAGGATCTTATCGACGCACTGCGCAGACATTCGTATTTCATACCGGACGTTTCAGGTCTTTTTCTGTGTCTTTATGACGAATGGTGCGTTTCTGCCGGCAGATCTTCCGGGAAAAATAATTCCGGCTCAGCCGATACTGTTCTTTACAGTATTGTCGACATATACGGCCGGGTTACTGAACCTGTTCATTTTTCGCGCGATGAAATGTTTCCTGATATCATAGTCGACCCGGATAAACCGAATGCATTTTACTGCTGCCCGGTCTATTTCATGGATGAGGATTTCGGATATATGATAATCCGTTACGATAAAGTCGGATGTTTCGGTGAATCGTTCCGTAAGTGGAATGTCATTGCTGCCAATGCTCTTGAATTTCTGCGCATGAAAAATGATATAAATTATCTTATGCGCTGCCAGAACCTGAGTGAATACCGTGATTCGCGTACAGGTATGAATAACCGCGAAGGATTTATAAATGAAATGAATATTGCCGTAAGAAACGAAGATGCAGATTCGTTTTTTATTATTGCGGTTTCACTTAAGATCTCGCAGGGAGTACCCGTTTCAGATACAAATGACTTTGAGTCTGAAAATCTTGTCACAGACGGAGTGAGTGAAGTCATATCCGGAACAGCATCCTTTTTCGGCTGTACGTGCGGACGGATAAGTGACAGTCTGTTTGCCGTTTCAGGAGTAATGACCAGTGACAAAAGCTTTCCGGAGGATGTCCTTGAAAAGCTGAATACATCTCTTTACGGATTTTTCAGAAAAAACGGGATATACGGTGACGGTATCTGCTTTACAAAACTGTATTACGGAAATACGGAGGGTAACACGCTTGATTCATGTCTGAGCGAAGCCGAACAGGCTGCCGGTTTTAAAACGGAAAATAAGAGACCCGCTTCATCTGATCACATGAAACTTCAGAAATTAAGGAGTGAGATCTATCTTGCTCCGGAAAAAAACATCACAGCGGAGGATGCCTGCAGAAAATTATGCATCAGTACCGGATATTTCCGTGCGGTTTACAAAAAGAATTTCGGTGTTAGTTTCCATCAGGATATCATTTCGCTTAAAACCCGCTATGCAAAATACTGTCTGGTATCTGCCGGCATCAATATATCTGCAGTATCGGAAAAATGCGGATTTGATGATGAAAAATATTTCATGCAGCAGTTTAAAAAGATGACGGGATATACACCTAACCAGTACAGAAAAAAGTTCATGTCCTGA
- a CDS encoding GntR family transcriptional regulator produces the protein MKIYQNSNEPIYKQIAAQLKEQILTGKLKSGDPLPSIRGLAQDLKISVITTMKAYEELSVEGLVTASKGKGYYVNAQDENMLKEQHMRQVEENLMDAIHSAKIAGMGLPEVLDILGTLWNMDD, from the coding sequence TTGAAGATATATCAGAATTCAAACGAGCCTATCTACAAGCAGATAGCCGCACAGCTGAAGGAACAGATACTTACCGGCAAGCTGAAGTCCGGCGATCCGCTGCCATCAATCAGGGGACTTGCACAGGATCTTAAGATCAGTGTGATAACCACGATGAAGGCATATGAGGAACTGTCGGTGGAAGGGCTGGTCACTGCTTCGAAGGGGAAGGGATATTATGTGAACGCACAGGATGAGAACATGCTGAAGGAACAGCATATGCGGCAGGTCGAGGAAAACCTTATGGATGCGATACACTCGGCAAAAATAGCAGGCATGGGACTTCCCGAGGTCTTGGATATTCTGGGGACGTTATGGAACATGGATGATTAA